One Carya illinoinensis cultivar Pawnee chromosome 5, C.illinoinensisPawnee_v1, whole genome shotgun sequence genomic window, CAAAGGAATTATTTTATGCTTGATATTTCCAATGCTGAAATTTCTGACATTATCCCTGCTTGGTTTTGGGACTTCTCTCCCAGgttatcttttttaaatatgaataacaaTGAGTTGCATGGGAACCTAGCAAACTTGTCATCATCTAGACTTCATGAGTTTGCTATTATAGATCTAAGCACCAATCGTCTTGACGGTTTAATACCACATTTTGATGGTCTAGTGAATGTGTCATCACTAGACCTATCGAACAATAGGTTTTCTGGACCGGTTTCCTTCCTATGTGAACTCAATAGTTCAACATTATTGGAGTCTTTAAACCTCTCAAACAATACACTGTCTGGAGGGCTTCCAGATTGCTGGACGTATATTTCTGGTTTGGTTGTTCTTAATTTGGCCAACAACAATTTCTCTGGGAATATACCAGACTCAATGGGCTCCCTAGTCTCGATTCAACTTTTGCATTTAAGCAACAATGGATTTGTTGGAAAGATTCCAACATCCCTTCAAAACTGTAGCCAGTTAATAATCATTGACTTGGGAGCAAATAACTTTTCTGGAATGGTACCTCCATGGATTGGTGATAGTTTACCCAATTTGGTTATTCTTGGCCTACGATCTAATCAGTTTGTTGGAAGTTTGCCTTTAAATCTATGTCATCTACAATATATTCAGATCTTGGACCTTTCTTTGAACAAGATCAAGGGAGCTATTCCAGAATGTATATACAATTTGACTGCAATGTATACTACAATGGATATAATGTCTGGTGCCATGTTTAGGTATAATACAAGCATATCTTATATGGACTATGCATCCTTGGTATGGAAAGGAAGAGAGTTTATGTTTCAAAGTTCCTTGGGACTTCTAAAGATAATTGATCTTTCAAATAACAAATTACATGGAGTGATTCCAGAAGGAATTACTAATCTTACAGCACTGGTTGCCTTGAATTTATCCAGAAACAATTTATCTGGATTTATCACTCCGAAGATCGGTTTGTTGAGAAATTTGCAGTCTCTTGATTTATCTAGAAACCAACTTTACGGTGAAATCCCAATGAGCATTTCCATCTTAAGTTTTCTCAGCCAATTGGACTTGTCCGCCAACAACTTATCAGGCAAAATCCCAACAGGAACTCAAATACAAAGCTTTGATGCTTCTGCATTTTCAGAAAATCCTAAACTATGTGGCTCTCCACTTCCAAAGAAGTGCATAGAAGATCCTCATCCAATTTACAATAACACTCGAGGCCACGAGAATCAGAATGATAGATTTATAACTAAAGGATTTTATATTGCTGCATTTCTCGGATTTATTGGAGGATTTTGGGGAGTGTGTATCACTTCATTGCTAAACATACGGTATATAATGAAGCGTCTCACTTCCAATGCTCGAATGATGTGACAGTACGTGGCAGAAGCTCTATGCATGCTCACTTcgtaaagttaaattttaaggTAAAAGTCTTCTACATATTCATAAATTAGTAAAATCCTTCGCCACATATagtaggaatatatatatatatatatatatatatatatatatgtatatatatattttctatggcagtatattatagtatgaatattatatcattctTAGCAAGTCTTTAAAAGTCTTCAACTTGTATCCCTTTAATTATCTGTTAAAAATCTTTGCAACATTAGATTgtatagaaaatattaatttttacatattcttaTGTTGAATTTAGCTTTAGTAAGTCGGTTCATGATCAGgtacataatatatttaaagaatatgttgAATTTGGCTTTAGTAAGTCGGTTCATGAAAAGGTACATAGTATATTTAATGGTTCATCTTTTatgcaaaattattttaatcccCTCTTCTTATTTGTCCCTTTTGTTCAAAATGAGTAGGTTTTCTAACAAGCTGTGTGGATGCTTACGTGTaactaattttaatttgtagtttaatttttttaatataattttgaataatgTTGTTTagtattcaaaactaatatttgTTCCTTTTGCGGGGATCCAGCTAGCAGGAGACAGCCACATCATTTCAATAAGCTAGTCATGATACTATATATAGTGGATCAGTTCTACTTCGTTTTGTTGAGTATATTGTATGTATCAAAAGACAATCATTGTATCTTAGACTAGTTAtttctaagtatttttcaatggatgtaattttaaatttaatctgCAAACTAGcactttatatacatatatatatatatatatatatatactataatatattgatCAATCCTGCATGGTAGTTATGATTTGACACTTTGATTATAAAAAACTATGTGGATTTTGtcaacattaaatatatatatatatataacttaataatatatatgaactatatatatgacaaaataaaattgtttatcaAGTATGCATCTCAAAATAAAGGAATATACACATCCATTATAATAATATACCTGAAGAAAATGACctcaagtacatatatatatatttttaatgaaacattgttcattcattcataaataGACATTACAACTCTGGCTTGAGAAATACAAGCCAACTTCTAATTTTTCAAGCTCCCCAACACCCGAGTATATTTGTTGAGCAAAAATATACTACATGAGTAATACTATAAAATACTTATTATGCGTTTATCATATAGATTATAATTCTCTTCATGTGATACATAAATCGATTCAGGGAGGAAAAATCAATCTCAAAGAGCAACCGACGAGAAAGTTCAACCAAAACttttaaattcaataaaaatttatgtaCTTTAAATTAAACAAATCATCTAAGGACAGAAGGGTCATTATGATCCAACAACACAGTACCCAGCAGATGTGGTAGTTCCCAGTTTCAGTCCATCCACAAAATTTTCTGATGAAAGGCTGGTGATAGACCTACAGCCAAATTACAAATCGGTAGTCAATTGCCAATGAATTCTTAACTCAAATGACGCCTTCTCAAGTAAGAAAAAGGTGGAGGGTGAAATTACGGTTCAAGACCTAAGATTCCcaacaagaaagaaaacaaaaacagcagaaagaaaaatatttcattcattaaAACTTCACAATTGAACATTCTCTTGTTCATCTACCCAATATAAGGCCTAGGGTCAGGCAAAGAAGCTATGATAGGAAGTACGACTAAGTACTGATAGACTCCACCGATTCTTTACAAGCTTTCTCCCTACTTCAATCTTCTTCATGTCACTTGAAGATTATCACTTCAATGGCTAACCATAATGAATGCGCAAATAAGATGCAAACAATGAAATGTTTTGATCCTTGCATTCTTTGACAGAGCAGATGACATACCAGATGAGAATTACCTTTCATATCACAAGAATTTGCAGATGAAAAAAGCCAGTCCACATCAAGCAAATTTGAGTAGGTACATGCATCACCATGGTCATCATAACAAAGGTTACCACTTTCAGGTCTTTGGTCCTCTAGCATAGCATATCTCTAAAGAGCTGCCTGCGAGACATTGAAGGAGTAAACCTACAAAAGACAATCAACATTTACTGGATGAGTAGCAGATGAAGGCCAAAGTCCCAAAATAATCATTATAGCACTTTCACAACTCGAGAATTTAACAATTTAACAAATGGGACTTAAAGAACCAAAACCTCCACTCAAGTGATATTAATTCAACTATTTGGCCCCGATTCTTTggtttctcaaattttccaaatCCCAATGCagcaaaaaacatataaaaaaaattaaaattaaaattttgtcgTCTTTCCATTTTATCAGACCGGTACCAGTCAATTTATAACTGCAGCGATTAGTGATGCTGAACTACAAGATACATGTACCAATATACCATCAGACTTAAATTGCTGTTTTCAAGTATAATTGTAAATTCTAATCT contains:
- the LOC122309974 gene encoding receptor-like protein EIX1 — protein: MRGCYLPFLLLLLGLLSCNATKLGFSFDLHTDSKVRCIEKERQALLQFKQHLVDPNHWLSSWDSGEDCCKWEGINCSNKTGHVVQLDLRSDWSYAERSTKYLEGEISISLLGLQYLTYLDLSFNNFFGKPFPNFIGSLTRLRYLNLSYTSIAGTIPQQLANLSRLTSLDLKWNDDLTEVYNLDWLIHLSSLKFLDMHAVNLSLVVNWPDKVMMLPSLKHLSLSRCSLSTTTPQLLSVTANSSSQLSLLDLSGNYLNCSIFLWLFNSTTSLVDLYLGDNELQCSIPDAFGSLNSLKTLYLGGNKLVGGIPKSFWNLCSLGSLYLSHNNLGGNLSEFMSNASGCLMDSLQNLQISNNRFTGPLPESIGSLSNLHMLDVSKNSLAGLISDAHFSNLSKLKELYLGSNSLILSFSNDWVPPFQLDAINLSSCRLGSAFPKWLQTQRNYFMLDISNAEISDIIPAWFWDFSPRLSFLNMNNNELHGNLANLSSSRLHEFAIIDLSTNRLDGLIPHFDGLVNVSSLDLSNNRFSGPVSFLCELNSSTLLESLNLSNNTLSGGLPDCWTYISGLVVLNLANNNFSGNIPDSMGSLVSIQLLHLSNNGFVGKIPTSLQNCSQLIIIDLGANNFSGMVPPWIGDSLPNLVILGLRSNQFVGSLPLNLCHLQYIQILDLSLNKIKGAIPECIYNLTAMYTTMDIMSGAMFRYNTSISYMDYASLVWKGREFMFQSSLGLLKIIDLSNNKLHGVIPEGITNLTALVALNLSRNNLSGFITPKIGLLRNLQSLDLSRNQLYGEIPMSISILSFLSQLDLSANNLSGKIPTGTQIQSFDASAFSENPKLCGSPLPKKCIEDPHPIYNNTRGHENQNDRFITKGFYIAAFLGFIGGFWGVCITSLLNIRYIMKRLTSNARMM